A single Populus nigra chromosome 13, ddPopNigr1.1, whole genome shotgun sequence DNA region contains:
- the LOC133670615 gene encoding BTB/POZ domain-containing protein At3g22104-like, producing the protein MAVCCDLEVDVNGEETFMVDKKIIGSYCGRLSKLFGKPTGSARNLKVIFNDFPGGAESFELMSRFCYNNGRTAITPSNISFLHSAAQFMEMNNSVSGTHNLLEETGKSLEEMNYWTWSELLIATKKCQDLLPFPNSTGILEKCVDSLIGRITTSGEPSPCPSTSSPDSSGVRLSCDTRSTESLKNSFSRATWWFEDLLVLSTNLVGMVFKSMVSQKFDHVIISRFLFYYQKSKCYTGTSDEKRKVVETVIDMLYILDWNSVSFKSLFGILRVALNCNIRKCSRTKLESMIGSQMDQATLDNLLIPSPYGMNYLYNVNLVLRFLKAFLHGGISQVFPIQLRKVASLMDFYIAEVAPDPCLKPSKFMALAMALPDCARELSDGIYRATDMYLEVHTGLSKEEKMKICCTLNYEKLSAEACIHLSQNKNFPSKCAVQALMSQQVKLKSLLKATGKTKCYIDSSSGVSETGSKGKKNETSKQMVLYAGKLDLPTDNDKLRAHLQGMQWRVTELERVCMKMQAPMTKIMKSRVSNHRTSRSLPRLCS; encoded by the exons ATGGCTGTTTGCTGTGATCTTGAAGTAGATGTCAATGGTGAAGAGACTTTCATGGTGGACAag AAGATCATCGGTTCATATTGTGGCAGACTAAGCAAATTATTTGGTAAACCAACAGGTAGCGCAAGAAATTTGAAAGTGATATTCAATGACTTTCCTGGTGGGGCTGAAAGTTTTGAACTCATGTCAAGGTTCTGCTACAATAATGGTAGAACTGCCATAACTCCTTCCAATATTTCTTTCCTACATTCGGCTGCACAGTTCATGGAAATGAACAATTCTGTATCTGGAACTCATAACTTACTGGAAGAGACCGGGAAATCACTTGAAGAGATGAATTACTGGACATGGTCTGAGCTTTTAATCGCTACAAAGAAATGCCAAGATTTACTTCCATTTCCTAATTCTACGGGTATCCTTGAAAAATGTGTGGATTCTCTTATTGGAAGGATCACTACTTCTGGTGAGCCTAGTCCGTGTCCATCTACTTCTTCTCCAGACAGCTCTGGAGTTCGGTTGTCATGTGACACTAGAAGCACTGAGAGTTTGAAGAATAGCTTCTCTCGAGCAACATGGTGGTTTGAGGATCTTTTGGTTTTGAGCACTAATTTGGTTGGAATGGTGTTCAAATCCATGGTCTCACAGAAGTTTGATCATGTTATCATTAGTAGATTTCTCTTTTATTACCAGAAATCAAAGTGCTATACTGGCACGTCTGATGAGAAGCGTAAAGTTGTTGAAACTGTCATAGATATGCTTTATATTCTTGATTGGAACTCTGTTTCATTCAAGAGTTTATTTGGGATTCTTCGAGTTGCTTTGAATTGTAACATAAGAAAATGTAGCAGGACCAAGTTGGAGAGTATGATAGGTTCTCAGATGGATCAAGCAACTCTAGATAATCTGCTAATTCCTTCTCCTTATGGGATGAATTACTTGTATAATGTGAATCTTGTTCTAAGGTTCTTGAAAGCTTTTCTGCATGGAGGAATCAGTCAGGTGTTCCCTATACAATTGAGAAAAGTTGCTAGCTTGATGGACTTTTATATAGCAGAAGTAGCCCCAGATCCTTGTCTAAAGCCTTCTAAGTTCATGGCCCTAGCCATGGCCCTGCCAGATTGTGCCAGAGAATTGTCCGATGGAATCTACCGTGCCACTGACATGTATCTAGAG GTGCATACCGGAttatcaaaagaagaaaagatgaagatatgCTGCACATTGAATTACGAGAAGCTCTCAGCTGAAGCTTGCATTCACCTTTCTCAGAACAAAAATTTTCCATCAAAATGTGCAGTCCAAGCTCTCATGTCTCAGCAAGTCAAGCTCAAAAGCTTACTCAAGGCCACTGGCAAAACAAAATGCTATATTGATTCATCTTCTGGTGTTAGTGAAACTGGAagcaaaggaaagaaaaatgaaactagTAAACAAATGGTGCTCTATGCTGGGAAACTTGACCTTCCAACTGATAATGATAAGCTTAGAGCACATCTGCAAGGAATGCAGTGGAGGGTGACGGAATTGGAGAGAGTTTGCATGAAAATGCAAGCACCGATGACAAAAATCATGAAGTCAAGGGTATCAAACCATAGGACTTCCAGATCCTTACCCAGGCTATGTTCGTGA
- the LOC133670914 gene encoding scarecrow-like protein 32: MKTELRGNTTSISLQNPSLFNTPQSSLSGALKGCLGSLDGACIEKLLLHCASALEHNDGTLVQQVMWVLNNVASLVGDPNQRLTSWFLRALVSRASKVCPTAMDFDGSSTIRRRQMSVTELAVYVDLIPWHRFGFCASNSAIFKAIEGYSKVHILDFSITHCMQWPTLIDALAKRPEGPPSLRITVPSCRPPVPPFLNVSSEEVGLRLSNFAKFRDVPFEFNVIDDPSYLASTEIMPKESSHDFHFESLLNHLTPSVLNLRDDEALVINCQNWLRYLSNIEQKGSSVQYSSLRDAFLRTVKAFNPCIVIVVDEDSDLSAPSLSSRITTCFNYLWIPFDALETFLPKDSSQRIDYESDIGHKIENIISFEGLQRIERLEPGIKVSERMKNAGFLSVPLCEDTIGEVRSLLEEHASGWGMKREDDHMLMLTWKGHNSVFATAWVPIDLQD, translated from the coding sequence ATGAAAACTGAACTAAGAGGAAACACTACCTCCATTTCTCTTCAAAACCCTAGTCTCTTCAACACCCCTCAAAGCTCTCTCTCGGGTGCACTTAAAGGGTGTCTTGGTAGCCTTGATGGAGCCTGTATAGAAAAGCTTCTACTTCATTGCGCTAGTGCCCTAGAGCACAATGATGGGACTTTGGTTCAACAAGTGATGTGGGTGCTTAACAATGTTGCTTCTTTGGTTGGTGACCCTAACCAAAGGCTCACTTCTTGGTTTCTCAGGGCCCTTGTCTCTAGGGCATCCAAGGTTTGTCCCACCGCGATGGATTTTGATGGTAGCAGTACAATTCGGAGGAGGCAAATGTCGGTGACCGAGCTTGCCGTGTACGTTGATCTAATCCCTTGGCACAGGTTTGGATTTTGTGCATCAAACAGTGCCATTTTTAAGGCAATTGAAGGTTACTCTAAAGTTCATATCTTAGATTTTAGCATCACTCATTGTATGCAGTGGCCTACTCTTATAGATGCTTTGGCTAAAAGGCCTGAAGGGCCTCCTTCACTTAGGATCACAGTTCCCTCTTGTAGGCCACCAGTCCCTCCTTTTCTTAATGTATCAAGTGAAGAAGTAGGTCTCCGTTTGAGCAATTTCGCTAAGTTTAGGGATGTTCCTTTTGAATTCAATGTGATTGATGACCCATCTTATTTAGCTTCAACTGAAATTATGCCCAAAGAATCTTCTCATGACTTTCATTTTGAGTCACTATTGAATCACTTGACTCCTTCAGTGCTTAATCTTAGAGATGATGAGGCCTTGGTGATAAATTGCCAAAACTGGTTAAGATATTTGTCTAATATTGAGCAAAAGGGAAGTAGTGTCCAATATTCTTCCTTAAGAGATGCTTTCCTTCGTACAGTAAAAGCTTTCAATCCTTGTATTGTAATTGTTGTCGACGAAGATTCTGATTTAAGTGCACCAAGTCTCTCATCTAGGATTACTACTTGCTTCAATTATCTATGGATACCATTCGATGCTTTGGAAACTTTCTTGCCTAAAGATAGTAGCCAAAGGATTGACTATGAGTCCGATATTGGTCACAAAATCGAGAATATTATCAGTTTTGAAGGGCTTCAGAGGATAGAGAGGTTAGAACCCGGGATTAAAGTATCAGAAAGGATGAAGAATGCAGGATTTTTGAGCGTTCCATTATGTGAAGACACAATTGGTGAAGTTAGATCCTTGCTAGAAGAGCATGCTAGTGGTTGGGGCATGAAAAGAGAAGACGATCACATGTTAATGCTCACATGGAAGGGTCACAACTCAGTTTTTGCCACAGCTTGGGTCCCAATTGATTTGCAGGATTAA
- the LOC133671290 gene encoding isoprene synthase, chloroplastic, with product MATELLCLHRPISLTHKLFRNPLPKVIQATPLTLKLRCSVSTENVSFTETETETRRSANYEPNSWDYDYLLSSDTDESIEVYKDKAKKLEAEVRREINNEKAEFLTLLELIDNVQRLGLGYRFESDIRRALDRFVSSGGFDAVTKTSLHATALSFRLLRQHGFEVSQEAFSGFKDQNGNFLKNLKEDIKAILSLYEASFLALEGENILDEAKVFAISHLKELSEEKIGKDLAEQVNHALELPLHRRTQRLEAVWSIEAYRKKEDADQVLLELAILDYNMIQSVYQRDLRETSRWWRRVGLATKLHFARDRLIESFYWAVGVAFEPQYSDCRNSVAKMFSFVTIIDDIYDVYGTLDELELFTDAVERWDVNAIDDLPDYMKLCFLALYNTINEIAYDNLKDKGENILPYLTKAWADLCNAFLQEAKWLYNKSTPTFDEYFGNAWKSSSGPLQLVFAYFAVVQNIKKEEIDNLQKYHDIISRPSHIFRLCNDLASASAEIARGETANSVSCYMRTKGISEELATESVMNLIDETWKKMNKEKLGGSLFAKPFVETAINLARQSHCTYHNGDAHTSPDELTRKRVLSVITEPILPFER from the exons ATGGCAACTGAATTATTGTGCTTGCACCGTCCAATCTCACTGACACACAAATTGTTCAGAAATCCCTTGCCTAAAGTCATCCAGGCCACTCCCTTAACTTTGAAACTCAGATGTTCTGTAAGCACAGAAAACGTCAGCTTcacagaaacagaaacagaaaccaGAAGGTCTGCCAATTATGAACCAAATAGCTGGGATTATGATTATTTGCTGTCTTCGGACACTGACGAATCG ATTGAAGTATACAAAGACAAGGCCAAAAAGCTGGAGGCTGAGGTGAGAAGAGAGATTAACAATGAAAAGGCAGAGTTTTTGACTCTGCTTGAACTGATAGATAATGTCCAAAGGTTAGGATTAGGTTACCGGTTCGAGAGTGACATAAGGAGAGCCCTTGATAGATTTGTTTCTTCAGGAGGATTTGATGCTGTTACAAAAACTAGCCTTCATGCTACTGCTCTTAGCTTCAGGCTTCTCAGACAGCATGGCTTTGAGGTCTCTCAAG AAGCGTTCAGCGGATTCAAGGATCAAAATGGCAATTTCTTGAAAAACCTTAAGGAGGACATCAAGGCAATACTAAGCCTATATGAAGCTTCATTTCTTGCCTTAGAAGGAGAAAATATCTTGGATGAGGCCAAGGTGTTTGCAATATCACATCTAAAAGAGCTCAGCGAAGAAAAGATTGGAAAAGACCTGGCCGAACAGGTGAATCATGCATTGGAGCTTCCATTGCATCGAAGGACGCAAAGACTAGAAGCTGTTTGGAGTATTGAAGCATACCGTAAAAAGGAAGATGCAGATCAAGTACTGCTAGAACTTGCTATATTGGACTACAACATGATTCAATCAGTATACCAAAGAGATCTTCGCGAGACATCAAG GTGGTGGAGGCGTGTGGGTCTTGCAACAAAGTTGCATTTTGCTAGAGACAGGTTAATTGAAAGCTTTTACTGGGCAGTTGGAGTTGCGTTTGAACCTCAATACAGTGATTGCCGTAATTCCGTAGCAAAAATGTTTTCGTTTGTAACAATCATTGACGATATCTATGATGTTTATGGTACTCTGGATGAGTTGGAGCTATTTACAGATGCTGTTGAGAG ATGGGATGTTAATGCCATCGATGATCTTCCGGATTATATGAAGCTCTGCTTCCTAGCTCTCTATAACACTATCAATGAGATAGCTTATGATAATCTGAAGGACAAGGGGGAAAACATTCTTCCATACCTAACAAAAGCG TGGGCAGATTTATGCAATGCATTCCTACAAGAAGCAAAATGGTTGTACAATAAGTCCACACCAACATTTGATGAATATTTCGGAAATGCATGGAAATCATCCTCAGGGCCTCTTCAACTAGTTTTTGCCTACTTTGCCGTTGTTCAAAACATCAAGAAAGAGGAAATTGATAACTTACAAAAGTATCATGATATCATCAGTAGGCCTTCCCACATCTTTCGTCTTTGCAACGACTTGGCTTCAGCATCG GCTGAGATAGCGAGAGGTGAAACCGCGAATTCTGTATCATGCTACATGCGTACAAAAGGCATTTCTGAGGAACTTGCTACTGAATCCGTAATGAATTTGATCGACGAAACCTGGAAAAAGATGAACAAAGAAAAGCTTGGTGGCTCTCTGTTTGCAAAACCTTTTGTCGAAACAGCTATTAACCTTGCACGACAATCCCATTGCACTTATCACAACGGAGATGCGCATACTTCACCAGATGAGCTCACTAGGAAACGTGTCCTGTCAGTAATCACAGAGCCTATTCTACCCTTTGAGAGATAA